A genomic stretch from Anoplopoma fimbria isolate UVic2021 breed Golden Eagle Sablefish chromosome 8, Afim_UVic_2022, whole genome shotgun sequence includes:
- the lrrc8db gene encoding leucine rich repeat containing 8 VRAC subunit Db gives MFTLTEVASLNDIQPTYRILKPWWDVFMDYLGIVMLMLAIFSGTMQLTKDQVVCLPILEQTPEGSGGFLEPQPPAESLWNKESAIGEQAAPLMAKRPPDSIGPTIPFSQSGTFGQPQPTGVRTKLDFQQYVFVNQMCYHVALPWYSKYFPYLALIHTIVLMVSSNFWFKYPKTSSKIEHFVSILGKCFESPWTTKALSETACEDSEENKQRLAGASSLLKHLSTCSEEGSPNQSAPMLTKSGVTFSAEKLVSEVPAMTILDKKDGEQAKALFEKVRKFRAHVEDSDLIYRLYAMQTVIKTVKFILILCYTMTFVASIDFDHVCEPEIKHLTGYTKFHCTHNMAFMIKKLLVSYIALICVYGVICIYTLFWLFRRPLKEYSFEKVREESSFSDIPDVKNDFAFLLHMVDQYDQLYSKRFGVFLSEVSENKLREISLNHEWTFEKLRQHVTRNPQEKLELHLFMLSGVPDAVFDITDLEILKLELIPEARITAKISQMINLQELHFYHCPAKVEQTAFIFLRDHLRCLHVKFTDVAEIPSWVYLLKNLRELYLVGNLNSENNKMIGLESLRDLRHLKILHLKSNLTKIPTNITDLSPHLIKLVIHNDGTKLLVLNSLKKLMNLAELELLNCELERIPHAIFSLNNLQELDLKSNNIRTIEEIISFQHLKRLTCLKLWHNKIITIPLSISHVKNLESLYLSHNKLESLPSSLFTLPKLRYLDVSHNSIVSIPPEAGFLQNLQHFAITGNKVEVVPKQLFKCNKLRTLCLGHNCISSIPEKIGQLSQLTHLELKGNCLDRLPAQIGQCSLLRRGCLILEDHLFDSLPMEVKESINQESSVSFPNGCKCLSDGR, from the coding sequence ATGTTCACCCTCACAGAAGTAGCCTCTCTGAATGACATCCAGCCGACTTATCGAATACTGAAACCATGGTGGGATGTCTTCATGGATTATCTCGGTATTGTCATGCTGATGTTAGCCATATTTTCTGGAACAATGCAGTTAACTAAAGACCAAGTGGTTTGTCTTCCCATTCTGGAGCAAACTCCGGAGGGGTCTGGGGGCTTCTTAGAACCCCAACCCCCAGCTGAAAGTTTATGGAACAAAGAAAGCGCCATTGGAGAGCAAGCTGCTCCTTTAATGGCTAAAAGGCCTCCCGATAGCATCGGCCCTACAATTCCCTTCTCACAGTCGGGTACTTTTGGGCAGCCTCAGCCTACAGGCGTCAGGACCAAGCTGGATTTTCAGCAGTATGTTTTCGTCAACCAGATGTGCTACCATGTTGCCCTCCCGTGGTATTCCAAATATTTCCCATACCTCGCTCTAATCCACACTATTGTATTAATGGTCAGTAGTAACTTCTGGTTCAAGTACCCAAAGACAAGTTCCaaaatagaacattttgtttCCATTCTGGGAAAGTGTTTCGAATCACCCTGGACTACCAAAGCTCTGTCCGAGACAGCGTGCGAGGACTCGGAGGAGAACAAGCAGAGACTGGCTGGTGCCTCGTCCCTCCTGAAGCATTTGTCCACATGCAGCGAGGAGGGGAGTCCAAACCAGTCTGCCCCAATGCTGACAAAATCCGGGGTCACGTTTTCTGCTGAGAAGCTCGTGAGCGAAGTTCCCGCCATGACCATACTGGACAAGAAGGATGGCGAGCAAGCAAAAGCCCTGTTTGAAAAAGTTAGGAAGTTCCGTGCCCACGTTGAAGACAGTGACTTGATTTACAGGCTGTATGCCATGCAGACAGTCATCAAAACAGTCAAATTCATTTTGATCCTGTGCTACACGATGACTTTTGTTGCCTCCATAGATTTTGACCATGTGTGTGAACCTGAAATAAAGCATTTGACTGGCTACACCAAGTTCCATTGCACGCACAACATGGCATTCATGATAAAGAAACTCCTTGTTAGTTATATTGCTCTCATATGCGTTTATGGCGTAATCTGTATATACACGCTGTTCTGGCTTTTTCGGAGACCTCTTAAGGAGTATTCCTTTGAAAaagtcagagaggagagcagcttCAGTGACATTCCAGATGTAAAGAATGACTTTGCGTTCCTCCTCCACATGGTCGATCAGTACGACCAGCTGTATTCAAAGCGGTTCGGGGTGTTTCTCTCTGAGGTGAGTGAGAACAAACTTCGGGAGATCAGCCTGAACCACGAGTGGACCTTTGAGAAGTTGCGGCAGCATGTGACACGCAATCCTCAAGAGAAGTTGGAGCTCCACCTTTTTATGCTCTCCGGAGTGCCGGATGCTGTGTTTGATATCACTGATCTGGAAATCCTTAAATTAGAATTAATCCCAGAGGCCAGAATAACGGCTAAAATCTCACAAATGATAAACCTCCAGGAGCTGCACTTCTATCACTGTCCAGCCAAAGTTGAACAGactgctttcatttttcttcgTGATCACCTCCGGTGCCTTCATGTCAAATTTACAGATGTCGCTGAGATTCCTAGCTGGGTATACTTGTTGAAGAATCTAAGGGAACTGTACTTGGTTGGTAACCTGAactctgaaaacaacaaaatgatcGGACTCGAGTCTCTGCGAGACCTCAGGCACTTGAAAATTCTGCACCTCAAAAGCAACCTCACAAAGATCCCGACAAACATAACGGATCTGTCTCCGCATCTCATCAAGTTGGTCATTCATAACGATGGGACAAAGCTCTTAGTTCTGAATAGTTTGAAGAAATTAATGAATCTCGCCGAACTGGAGCTCCTCAACTGTGAGCTTGAGCGAATCCCCCACGCTATTTTCAGTTTGAACAACCTTCAGGAACTGGATCTGAAATCCAACAACATTCGTACCATAGAGGAGATCATCAGCTTCCAGCACCTCAAGAGACTGACGTGCCTCAAACTTTGGCACAACAAGATCATCACCATTCCATTGTCTATTAGCCATGTCAAAAACCTTGAGTCGCTCTACCTCTCACACAACAAGCTTGAGTCTCTACCCTCATCGTTGTTCACCCTTCCCAAGTTAAGGTACCTCGATGTTAGCCACAACTCCATAGTGTCAATACCGCCGGAGGCTGGCTTTCTGCAGAACCTCCAACATTTCGCCATTACAGGCAACAAAGTCGAGGTAGTTCCAAAGCAACTGTtcaagtgcaacaaactgagGACCTTATGTCTCGGCCACAACTGTATCTCCTCCATTCCAGAGAAAATTGGCCAACTTTCGCAGCTGACACACCTGGAACTGAAGGGAAACTGTCTGGATCGTCTCCCGGCTCAGATCGGTCAGTGCAGCCTCCTGCGAAGGGGCTGCCTGATATTGGAGGATCATCTCTTTGACTCGCTCCCAATGGAGGTCAAGGAGAGCATCAATCAGGAATCTAGTGTTTCTTTTCCAAACGGTTGCAAGTGTCTGAGTGATGGACGGTAG